A genome region from Baekduia alba includes the following:
- the phoU gene encoding phosphate signaling complex protein PhoU yields the protein MAGPGATRQHFADELRRVEAQGLGGLDLVVGQMDKVLEALEHQDVELAAMVIGNDDLIDGRYLEVHQELLSLFALQAPVAGDLRVVAALLHVMKNIERMGDQCVNIAKTIPLTGHEPPVREEVLERILKMGRMARTEVTQCKAAFASRDVDLAEDLVRQDREINLLNREIFQLAIDVGTDSDTREWAMHMVMVARAIERIGDNAVDVGEQTAFVVTGLFREFSDSSHPRPLV from the coding sequence ATGGCCGGCCCCGGAGCGACCCGCCAGCACTTCGCCGACGAGCTGCGGCGCGTCGAGGCCCAGGGCCTCGGCGGCCTCGACCTCGTCGTCGGGCAGATGGACAAGGTGCTCGAGGCGCTGGAGCACCAGGACGTCGAGCTCGCCGCGATGGTCATCGGCAACGACGACTTAATCGACGGGCGCTACCTCGAGGTCCATCAGGAGCTGCTGTCGCTGTTCGCGCTCCAGGCCCCGGTCGCCGGTGACCTGCGGGTCGTGGCGGCGCTGCTGCACGTCATGAAGAACATCGAGCGCATGGGCGACCAGTGCGTGAACATCGCCAAGACGATCCCGCTGACGGGCCACGAGCCGCCGGTCCGCGAGGAGGTCCTGGAGCGCATCCTGAAGATGGGGCGCATGGCCCGGACCGAGGTCACGCAGTGCAAGGCGGCGTTCGCGAGCCGCGACGTCGACCTCGCCGAGGACCTGGTCCGCCAGGACCGCGAGATCAACCTGCTCAACCGCGAGATCTTCCAGCTCGCGATCGACGTGGGCACGGACTCGGACACGCGCGAGTGGGCGATGCACATGGTGATGGTCGCCCGCGCGATCGAGCGGATCGGCGACAACGCCGTGGACGTGGGGGAGCAGACCGCGTTCGTGGTGACGGGGCTGTTCCGGGAGTTCTCGGACTCCTCGCACCCGCGGCCGCTCGTGTGA
- a CDS encoding response regulator transcription factor yields MTTERGTSAQPLRLAVIDTDSGFLQVLDKRLERLGWEHRTLASAVPVDTIVAMRLSALVVDLATLGPSGWDYLHRVCSELPGLGVVVCTGQSTVAQRVRGLRLGADDWLSKPCHPEELIARVEAVVRRRRRSDARSERRPVAAGELEIRSDRFQAFVDGRSVDLTRREFELIELLAGSEGRVLEREEIYQRVWGYAMARGDRSVDVFVRKLRQKLERASPEWRYIHTHFGVGYRFAAEPVEGSEIAGREAAAAVAEPADGPAPATLLGMDDDAGLAAELRALTS; encoded by the coding sequence ATGACGACGGAACGAGGCACGTCGGCTCAGCCCCTGCGGCTGGCCGTGATCGACACCGACTCGGGCTTCCTCCAGGTTCTGGACAAGCGGCTCGAGCGCCTTGGCTGGGAGCATCGGACGCTGGCCTCCGCCGTTCCGGTCGACACCATCGTGGCGATGCGCCTGAGCGCCCTGGTCGTGGACCTGGCGACGCTCGGCCCGTCGGGCTGGGACTACCTGCACCGCGTCTGCTCGGAGCTGCCGGGCCTGGGCGTGGTCGTCTGCACGGGGCAGTCGACGGTCGCCCAGCGCGTCCGCGGGCTGCGGCTCGGCGCCGACGACTGGCTGTCGAAGCCGTGCCATCCGGAGGAGCTGATCGCGCGGGTCGAGGCGGTCGTGCGCCGGCGCAGGCGGTCGGACGCGCGCTCTGAGCGCCGGCCGGTGGCCGCCGGGGAGCTGGAGATCCGGTCGGATCGCTTCCAGGCGTTCGTCGACGGTCGCTCGGTCGATCTGACGCGCCGCGAGTTCGAGCTGATCGAGCTGCTGGCCGGGTCCGAGGGCCGGGTCCTCGAGCGCGAGGAGATCTACCAGCGCGTGTGGGGCTACGCGATGGCGCGTGGCGATCGCAGCGTGGACGTGTTCGTGCGCAAGCTGCGCCAGAAGCTGGAGCGGGCGTCGCCGGAGTGGCGCTACATCCACACGCACTTCGGCGTCGGCTACCGCTTCGCGGCCGAGCCGGTCGAGGGCAGCGAGATCGCCGGGCGCGAGGCCGCCGCGGCGGTCGCCGAGCCCGCCGACGGTCCCGCGCCCGCGACGCTGCTGGGCATGGACGACGACGCCGGGCTCGCCGCCGAGCTGCGCGCGCTGACGTCCTAG